Proteins found in one Brachypodium distachyon strain Bd21 chromosome 5, Brachypodium_distachyon_v3.0, whole genome shotgun sequence genomic segment:
- the LOC100823724 gene encoding glutaredoxin-C5, with amino-acid sequence MQYGAAAEQAWYMPSAIAAVAAAPETAEERVERLASESAVVVFSVSSCCMCHAVKRLFCGMGVHPTVHELDLDPRGLELERALAALLGGSGSGAGAGGVVPVVFIGGKLVGAMDRVMAAHINGSLVPLLKDAGALWL; translated from the coding sequence ATGCAGTacggtgcggcggcggagcaagCGTGGTACATGCCATCGGCGATCGCGGCCGTGGCGGCTGCGCCCGAGACTGCCGAGGAGCGCGTGGAGCGGCTGGCTTCGGAGAGCGCCGTGGTGGTGTTCAGCGTGAGCAGCTGCTGCATGTGCCacgccgtgaagcggctctTCTGCGGCATGGGCGTGCACCCGACGGTCCACGAGCTGGACCTCGACCCGCGGGGCCTGGAGCTGGAGCGCGCCCTGGCCGCCCTCCtcggcggctccggctccggagccggagccggaggggTCGTCCCCGTCGTCTTCATCGGCGGCAAGCTCGTGGGCGCGATGGACCGCGTCATGGCCGCGCACATCAACGGCTCCCTCGTGCCCCTGCTCAAGGACGCCGGCGCGCTCTGGCTCTGA